A window of the Cystobacter fuscus genome harbors these coding sequences:
- a CDS encoding SCO family protein, with protein MKNAPLQALALLLLLSAPALAQDTARVPTPDARFLHLQVPDVPLVDQHGQQVRLWSDLVRGQTVAINFIFTRCKTICSPMTATLSRVSKELGPDSPVRFISITLDVANDTPERLAQFAAPFAPGPRWSFLTGEPARVKEALVALGGYTSDKEAHRPFVLVGNATADKWLRVEGLGSATAILEGIREVRAASAPPPELAPSSPGAQDAASARYFTNTELVDQHGRTHRFYEDLIRGRKVLINFAFTSCQGICSPMTRHLAEVQKKLGGRVGKDITMLTLSVDPANDTPETLARFAKKFDVGPGWYFLTGAPENISLVLKKLGGYTNEPGTHSSTLLIGDATTGMWVKAAAMSDVDQLVYTVEHLDDPR; from the coding sequence ATGAAGAACGCCCCCCTCCAGGCCCTGGCCCTGCTGCTGCTGCTCTCCGCTCCGGCTCTCGCGCAGGACACGGCACGAGTCCCCACTCCAGACGCGCGCTTCCTCCACCTCCAGGTGCCCGACGTCCCCCTGGTGGATCAGCACGGCCAGCAGGTGCGGCTGTGGTCCGACCTCGTGCGTGGCCAGACCGTGGCCATCAACTTCATCTTCACCCGCTGCAAGACCATCTGCTCGCCGATGACGGCCACCCTGTCGCGCGTGAGCAAGGAGCTGGGGCCCGACAGTCCCGTGCGCTTCATCTCCATCACCCTGGACGTGGCCAACGACACGCCCGAGCGCCTGGCCCAGTTCGCCGCGCCCTTCGCCCCCGGGCCCCGCTGGTCCTTCCTCACCGGCGAGCCGGCCCGGGTGAAGGAGGCCCTGGTGGCGCTGGGCGGCTACACCTCGGACAAGGAGGCCCACCGGCCCTTCGTGCTCGTGGGCAACGCCACGGCGGACAAGTGGCTGCGCGTGGAAGGCCTCGGCTCGGCCACCGCCATCCTCGAGGGCATTCGCGAGGTCCGCGCCGCCTCCGCGCCCCCTCCGGAGCTCGCCCCCTCCTCCCCCGGAGCCCAGGACGCCGCCTCCGCTCGCTACTTCACCAACACCGAGCTGGTGGACCAGCACGGCAGGACGCACCGCTTCTACGAGGATCTCATCCGCGGCCGGAAGGTGCTCATCAACTTCGCCTTCACCTCGTGCCAGGGCATCTGCTCCCCCATGACGAGGCACCTCGCCGAGGTCCAGAAGAAGCTCGGCGGCCGCGTGGGCAAGGACATCACCATGCTCACCCTCTCCGTGGACCCCGCCAACGACACCCCGGAGACGCTGGCGCGCTTCGCGAAGAAGTTCGACGTGGGGCCCGGCTGGTACTTCCTCACCGGCGCCCCCGAGAACATCTCCCTCGTGCTCAAGAAGCTCGGTGGCTACACGAACGAGCCTGGCACCCACAGCTCCACCCTGCTCATCGGTGACGCCACCACGGGCATGTGGGTGAAGGCCGCCGCCATGTCGGACGTCGACCAGCTCGTGTACACCGTGGAGCACCTGGATGATCCCCGCTAG